The Cellulomonas flavigena DSM 20109 DNA segment GTGCACCTCGTCGAGGATCGTCAGCGGTGCGCGCGACGCGAGGCCGACGACGATGCCGAACGCGGACTTCTTGCCGCGCGACAGCTTGGACGGCTTGCGCTTCGCGTCCAGCTCGAACAGCTCCATGAGCTCGCCCGCGAGCTCGTGCGAGAACTGCGGGCGGGCGCCGGCGACGTACGCGAGGTTGTCCCGCAGCGGGTAGTCGTCGAGCACGTCGCCGGACTCCCGGACGAAGCACACGCCCGGCACGACGCGCTCGTTCTCCCACGGCTCCTCGCCGTCGACGAGCACGCGGCCGGCGGTCGGGCGGCGGAACGCCGCGAGCAGCGAGCCGAGGGTCGACTTGCCGGAGCCGTTGCGGCCCAGCAGGCCCGTGATGGTGCCGGGGCGGATGCTCAGGGTGACGTCGTCGAGCGCGACGACGTCGCCGAAACGCTGGGTGACGCCCTGCAGCTCGACGCCCCAGGCG contains these protein-coding regions:
- a CDS encoding ABC transporter ATP-binding protein; its protein translation is MTATTAWGVELQGVTQRFGDVVALDDVTLSIRPGTITGLLGRNGSGKSTLGSLLAAFRRPTAGRVLVDGEEPWENERVVPGVCFVRESGDVLDDYPLRDNLAYVAGARPQFSHELAGELMELFELDAKRKPSKLSRGKKSAFGIVVGLASRAPLTILDEVHLGLDAPSRYAFYDALLADYAEHPRTIVLSSHLIGEIERLLEDVVVLDRGRVLVAQDAESLHAEGVAVTGPAAAVGEFVAGRDVLATQRLGGTTQATVRGALAEGDERRARELGLELGPVPLQDLFVHLTDPQCTTHGPPGPTGEVAR